A portion of the Micromonospora tarapacensis genome contains these proteins:
- a CDS encoding sensor histidine kinase has product MLDRVGEVVTSRERLRALLDAVVGIGTDLDLRSTLQRIVQSACDLAGARYGALGVIGPDRLLHDFITHGISPDLHAQIGDLPHGRGVLGLLIDDPKPLRMPDITQHPRSYGFPPNHPPMHTFLGVPVRIRDQVFGNLYLAEKQGGAQFTEDDEEIVVALAAAAGVAIENARLYALAYRRERWLAATAEITSLLLGEVRRTDALTLVARRAREVAEAELALVLLYDEEAEHFTVEVIDGAGAQGRALVGTVLPAADTSFAGPVAQGRHDSVDDLAHAAPWPAMLHTGPAVISPLATADTLHGVLVIAHSADHGGATDDDVTLLGSFAGQAALAMERARGQEEREQLVVLEDRERIARDLHDVVIQRLFATGLQLQSAVPLTARPEVAKRINTAVDDLDTTIKDIRRTIFELRTPMSAALRTEIREAVEAAAEALGFRPRLELTGPIDSAVPDAVRPDLTAVLREALSNAVRHAAASRLSVAVRVDAARVTVAVTDDGVGCDPAAARGGLVNLRERAERHGGGFEIRPAEPHGTELHWSVPLRD; this is encoded by the coding sequence ATGCTGGACCGCGTCGGCGAGGTGGTGACCAGCCGGGAACGGCTGCGGGCGCTGCTCGACGCGGTCGTCGGCATCGGCACCGACCTGGATCTGCGCAGCACCCTGCAACGGATCGTGCAGTCGGCCTGCGACCTGGCCGGCGCCCGCTACGGGGCACTCGGCGTGATCGGCCCGGACCGGCTGCTGCACGACTTCATCACCCACGGCATCTCCCCCGACCTGCACGCACAGATCGGTGACCTGCCGCACGGCCGGGGCGTGCTCGGCCTGCTGATCGACGACCCGAAGCCGCTGCGGATGCCGGACATCACCCAGCACCCGCGGTCCTACGGGTTCCCGCCGAACCACCCGCCGATGCACACCTTCCTCGGCGTGCCGGTGCGCATCCGTGACCAGGTCTTCGGCAACCTCTACCTGGCCGAGAAGCAGGGCGGCGCGCAGTTTACCGAGGACGACGAGGAGATCGTCGTGGCGCTCGCGGCGGCGGCCGGCGTGGCGATCGAGAACGCCCGGCTGTACGCGCTGGCCTACCGGCGGGAACGCTGGCTCGCCGCCACCGCCGAAATCACCTCGCTGCTGCTCGGCGAGGTGCGCCGCACCGACGCGCTGACTCTGGTGGCGCGCCGCGCCCGGGAGGTCGCCGAGGCCGAGCTGGCCCTGGTGCTCCTCTACGACGAGGAGGCGGAGCACTTCACGGTGGAGGTCATCGACGGCGCCGGCGCCCAGGGCCGTGCGCTGGTCGGCACGGTGCTGCCGGCCGCGGACACCAGCTTCGCCGGGCCGGTCGCCCAGGGCCGGCACGACTCGGTGGACGACCTGGCCCACGCCGCACCCTGGCCGGCGATGCTGCACACCGGCCCGGCGGTGATCTCGCCGCTCGCCACCGCGGACACGCTGCACGGCGTGCTGGTGATCGCGCACTCCGCGGACCACGGCGGCGCCACCGACGACGACGTGACCCTGCTGGGCAGCTTCGCCGGGCAGGCCGCGTTGGCCATGGAACGTGCCCGCGGCCAGGAGGAGCGGGAGCAGCTGGTGGTCCTGGAGGACCGCGAGCGGATCGCCCGGGACCTGCACGACGTGGTGATCCAGCGGCTGTTCGCCACCGGCCTGCAACTACAGAGCGCGGTGCCGCTGACCGCGCGGCCGGAGGTCGCCAAGCGGATCAACACCGCGGTCGACGACCTGGACACCACCATCAAGGACATCCGGCGCACCATCTTCGAGTTGCGGACACCGATGAGCGCGGCGCTGCGCACCGAGATCCGTGAGGCGGTGGAGGCGGCGGCGGAGGCACTGGGCTTCCGGCCGAGGCTGGAGCTGACCGGGCCGATCGACAGCGCCGTGCCGGACGCGGTCCGCCCCGACCTCACCGCCGTGCTCCGCGAGGCGCTGTCCAACGCGGTACGCCACGCCGCGGCGTCCCGGCTGTCGGTGGCGGTACGCGTCGACGCCGCCCGGGTCACCGTCGCCGTCACCGACGACGGGGTGGGGTGCGACCCGGCCGCCGCCCGGGGCGGGCTGGTGAACCTGCGTGAGCGCGCCGAGCGTCACGGCGGCGGCTTCGAGATCCGTCCCGCCGAGCCGCACGGCACCGAACTGCACTGGAGCGTCCCGCTGCGCGACTGA
- a CDS encoding LacI family DNA-binding transcriptional regulator — translation MVTRDPRKVTISAIADLAGVSVPTVSRVINGRSDVAPQTRERVEELLTRHGYRRRPPSMRASSGLVDLVFNDLDSPWAVEIIRGMEDVAHASGVGTVVSAIHRQTSSAQQWLDGMRRRGTEGVIFVTSMVEPPLQAELRRLNIPVVIVDADGLPTQDAPTIGATNWAGGLRATEYLIGLGHRRIGFIAGPPQLMCSRARMDGYRAALEAAGLPFDEDLVCPGNFYHEAGFAGGGRLLGLTDPPTAIFASSDQMALGVYEAVRQRGLRVPDDISVVGFDDLPEVRWCSPPLTTVRQPLAEMGMLAARTVLRLARGEKVESPRLELATELVIRDSAAPVA, via the coding sequence GTGGTTACCAGAGATCCCCGCAAGGTCACAATTTCGGCGATTGCGGATCTCGCCGGGGTGTCGGTGCCGACGGTGTCGCGGGTGATCAATGGTCGTTCGGATGTGGCGCCGCAGACCCGTGAGCGGGTGGAGGAGTTGCTGACGCGGCATGGTTATCGGCGTCGGCCGCCGAGCATGCGGGCGAGTTCGGGGCTGGTGGATCTGGTGTTCAACGATCTGGACAGCCCGTGGGCGGTGGAGATCATCCGGGGTATGGAGGACGTGGCGCACGCCTCCGGCGTCGGCACGGTGGTCTCCGCCATCCACCGTCAGACCTCGTCGGCCCAGCAGTGGCTCGACGGCATGCGCCGACGCGGCACCGAGGGGGTCATCTTCGTGACCTCGATGGTGGAGCCGCCGTTGCAGGCCGAACTGCGCCGGTTGAACATCCCCGTGGTGATCGTCGACGCGGACGGTCTGCCGACGCAGGACGCACCGACGATCGGCGCCACCAACTGGGCCGGCGGCCTGCGGGCGACGGAGTATCTGATCGGTCTGGGGCATCGGCGGATCGGGTTCATCGCCGGGCCGCCGCAGTTGATGTGCAGCCGGGCCCGGATGGACGGCTACCGGGCCGCCCTGGAGGCCGCCGGGCTGCCCTTCGACGAGGATCTCGTGTGTCCGGGCAACTTCTACCACGAGGCCGGTTTTGCCGGTGGTGGGCGGTTGCTGGGGTTGACGGATCCGCCGACGGCGATCTTCGCTTCGAGTGACCAGATGGCGCTGGGTGTCTACGAGGCGGTGCGTCAGCGGGGGTTGCGGGTGCCGGACGACATCAGTGTGGTCGGCTTCGACGATCTGCCGGAGGTGCGGTGGTGTTCGCCGCCGTTGACCACGGTGCGACAGCCGTTGGCCGAGATGGGGATGTTGGCGGCGCGGACGGTGTTGCGGCTGGCCAGGGGCGAGAAGGTGGAGAGCCCTCGGCTGGAGCTGGCGACCGAGCTGGTGATCCGCGACAGCGCCGCCCCCGTCGCTTGA
- a CDS encoding Acg family FMN-binding oxidoreductase, which yields MGRDGKVVTMSHQTPTTHRPLTTALAEAAAMAGHAPSVHNSQPWRWRVLPDALELRVVRDEQLAATDPEGELVTLSCGAALHHARLALAAEGWSATVQRMPDPADPDLLARLTDARPTGADPDAMRMVQCMQVRHTDRRPVADEPVADDTLSAVASAVGREGARLEILDRDQVLQLAASASHAATVEAEDSRLREELDYWTSRAGGAGLTPEVLPEQAAQTTVPGRDFGRPGTLPVGPGHDQAASYGLLYGDQDEPVDWLRAGEALSAGWLTATRLGVSVVPLSGAVEVPATRQTLRQVLAGLGHPYLVLRLGVADPAHAGPPHTPRLSREQVVDTSAVAGGAG from the coding sequence ATGGGCAGAGACGGAAAGGTCGTGACGATGAGCCACCAGACGCCGACTACGCACCGCCCGCTGACCACCGCCCTCGCGGAGGCCGCCGCGATGGCCGGTCACGCGCCGTCGGTGCACAACAGCCAGCCGTGGCGCTGGCGGGTGCTCCCCGACGCGCTGGAGCTACGGGTGGTTCGCGACGAACAGCTCGCCGCCACCGACCCGGAGGGCGAGCTGGTCACGCTCAGCTGCGGTGCGGCGCTGCACCACGCCCGGCTGGCGCTGGCCGCCGAGGGTTGGTCGGCGACCGTCCAACGGATGCCCGACCCGGCCGACCCCGACCTGCTCGCCCGGCTGACCGACGCGCGGCCCACCGGCGCCGACCCGGACGCGATGCGCATGGTGCAGTGCATGCAGGTGCGGCACACCGACCGTCGACCGGTCGCCGACGAACCGGTCGCCGACGACACGCTGAGCGCCGTCGCATCGGCCGTCGGCCGGGAGGGCGCCCGGCTGGAGATCCTCGACCGCGACCAGGTGCTGCAGTTGGCGGCCTCCGCCTCGCACGCCGCCACGGTCGAGGCGGAGGATTCGCGGCTGCGCGAGGAGTTGGACTACTGGACCAGCCGCGCCGGCGGGGCGGGGCTGACCCCGGAGGTGCTGCCGGAGCAGGCCGCGCAGACCACCGTGCCGGGCCGGGACTTCGGTCGTCCCGGCACCCTGCCGGTCGGGCCGGGGCACGACCAGGCGGCGTCCTACGGGCTGCTCTACGGCGATCAGGACGAGCCGGTCGACTGGCTGCGCGCCGGTGAGGCACTGTCGGCCGGCTGGCTGACCGCCACCCGGCTGGGCGTCTCCGTGGTGCCGCTGAGCGGAGCGGTGGAGGTGCCGGCCACCCGGCAGACCCTGCGCCAGGTGCTGGCCGGGCTCGGGCATCCGTACCTCGTGCTGCGCCTCGGTGTCGCGGACCCGGCCCACGCCGGCCCGCCGCACACCCCGCGGCTGTCCCGCGAGCAGGTGGTGGACACGTCCGCGGTGGCCGGCGGCGCCGGCTGA
- a CDS encoding phosphoketolase family protein yields the protein MDTAVDLQSTLTDDELRRLDAYWRAANYLTVGQIYLLDNPLLREPLAPEHVKPRLLGHWGTSPGLNLLYAHLNRVIVARDLSAIYITGPGHGGPALVANTWLEGTWSERYPDTGRDESGMARLFRQFSFPGGIPSHVAAEVPGSIHEGGELGYALSHAYGAAFDNPDLLVACVIGDGEAETGPLAGSWLSNVFLNPARDGAVLPILHLNGYKIANPTVLDRIPESDLLDLMRGNGYQPYVVAGDEPAAVHEALAATLDRALDEIAAIQRRARSGATVERPRWPMIVLRTPKGWTGPSRVDGKQVEGTYHAHQVPLSGVRDNPEHLAELERWLRSYRPEELFDATGAPAAELAALPPVGDRRMSANPAANGGLLLRDLALPDFRDYAVDVPRPGATITSATGELGKWIRDVIAANPQTFRLFGPDEVASNRLQAAFEVTDRAWMAGTVPGDDHLSPDGRVMEVLSEHLCQGWLEGYLLTGRHGLFTSYEAFIHIVDSMVNQHAKWLKVTRGIPWRLPVASLNYLLSSHVWRQDHNGFSHQDPGFIDHVMNKKAEVVRVYLPPDANTLLSTLDHCLRSRHYINVVVAGKQAAPNWLSMGEAVAHCRRGVGIWDWASTDDGSEPDVVLACAGDVPTLETLAAADLLRQHLPELKVRVINVVDLMRLQPATEHPHGLPDSEFDTLFTRDKPIIFAYHGYPWLIHRLTYRRTNHDNLHVRGYKEEGTTTTPFDMVMLNELDRFHLVIDVIDRVPGLAARAAHLRQEMTDARQAARDHTRRYGEDDPRVAEWRWVRETDQTNP from the coding sequence ATGGACACCGCCGTAGACCTGCAGAGCACCCTGACCGATGACGAACTGCGCCGGCTGGACGCATACTGGCGGGCGGCGAACTACCTCACCGTCGGGCAGATCTACCTGCTGGACAACCCCCTGTTGCGCGAACCACTCGCCCCGGAGCACGTCAAGCCCCGGCTACTGGGGCACTGGGGCACCTCGCCCGGGTTGAACCTCCTCTACGCCCACCTCAATCGGGTCATCGTCGCCCGCGACCTGTCCGCCATCTACATCACCGGCCCGGGCCACGGCGGCCCGGCGCTCGTGGCGAACACCTGGCTGGAGGGCACCTGGAGCGAGCGGTATCCCGACACCGGCCGCGACGAGTCCGGCATGGCCCGACTGTTCCGCCAGTTCTCCTTCCCCGGCGGCATCCCGAGCCATGTCGCGGCGGAGGTGCCGGGCTCGATCCACGAGGGCGGCGAGCTGGGGTACGCGCTCAGCCACGCCTACGGCGCCGCCTTCGACAACCCCGACCTGCTCGTCGCCTGCGTCATCGGCGACGGGGAGGCGGAGACCGGTCCACTGGCCGGCAGCTGGCTGTCCAACGTCTTCCTCAACCCCGCCCGCGACGGCGCGGTGCTGCCCATCCTGCACCTCAACGGCTACAAGATCGCCAACCCGACCGTGCTGGACCGGATCCCCGAGTCCGACCTGCTCGACCTGATGCGCGGCAACGGCTACCAGCCGTACGTGGTGGCCGGCGACGAACCCGCCGCGGTTCACGAGGCGCTCGCCGCCACCCTCGACCGGGCGCTGGACGAGATCGCCGCGATCCAGCGCCGCGCCCGTTCCGGTGCCACCGTCGAGCGCCCCCGCTGGCCGATGATCGTCCTGCGTACGCCGAAGGGCTGGACCGGGCCGAGCCGGGTCGACGGCAAGCAGGTCGAGGGGACCTACCACGCCCACCAGGTGCCGCTGTCCGGGGTTCGCGACAACCCGGAGCACCTGGCCGAGCTGGAGCGCTGGTTGCGCAGCTACCGGCCGGAGGAGCTGTTCGACGCCACCGGCGCCCCGGCCGCCGAACTTGCCGCGCTGCCCCCGGTCGGCGACCGGCGGATGAGCGCCAACCCGGCGGCCAACGGCGGGCTGCTGCTGCGTGACCTGGCCCTGCCCGACTTCCGCGACTACGCCGTCGACGTGCCCCGCCCCGGCGCGACGATCACCAGCGCCACCGGCGAACTCGGCAAGTGGATACGCGACGTCATCGCCGCCAATCCGCAGACCTTCCGTCTCTTCGGCCCGGACGAGGTCGCCTCCAACCGGCTCCAGGCGGCCTTCGAGGTCACCGACCGGGCCTGGATGGCCGGCACCGTCCCCGGCGACGACCACCTCTCCCCCGACGGGCGGGTGATGGAGGTCCTCTCCGAGCACCTGTGCCAGGGCTGGCTGGAGGGCTATCTGCTCACCGGCCGGCACGGCCTCTTCACCAGCTACGAGGCGTTCATCCACATCGTCGACTCGATGGTCAACCAGCACGCCAAGTGGCTGAAGGTGACCCGTGGCATTCCCTGGCGGCTGCCGGTGGCCTCGCTGAACTACCTGCTCTCCAGTCACGTCTGGCGGCAGGACCACAACGGCTTCTCGCACCAGGACCCCGGCTTCATCGACCATGTGATGAACAAGAAGGCCGAGGTCGTCCGGGTCTACCTGCCGCCGGACGCGAACACCCTGCTCTCCACCCTGGACCACTGCCTGCGCAGCCGGCACTACATCAACGTGGTGGTGGCCGGCAAGCAGGCCGCACCGAACTGGCTGAGCATGGGCGAGGCCGTCGCGCACTGCCGGCGCGGGGTGGGCATCTGGGACTGGGCCAGCACCGACGACGGCAGCGAACCGGACGTCGTGCTCGCCTGCGCCGGTGACGTGCCGACGCTGGAGACCCTCGCCGCGGCGGACCTGCTGCGCCAGCACCTGCCCGAGCTGAAGGTACGGGTGATCAACGTGGTCGACCTGATGCGGCTGCAACCGGCGACCGAACACCCGCACGGCCTGCCGGACTCCGAGTTCGACACGCTCTTCACCCGCGACAAGCCGATCATCTTCGCCTACCACGGCTACCCGTGGTTGATCCACCGGCTCACCTACCGACGCACCAACCACGACAACCTGCACGTACGTGGGTACAAGGAGGAGGGCACCACGACCACGCCGTTCGACATGGTGATGCTCAACGAGCTGGACCGCTTCCACCTGGTGATCGACGTGATCGACCGGGTGCCCGGGCTCGCCGCCCGCGCGGCCCACCTGCGGCAGGAGATGACCGACGCCCGCCAGGCGGCCCGCGACCACACCCGCCGGTACGGCGAGGACGACCCCCGGGTGGCCGAGTGGCGCTGGGTCCGCGAGACCGACCAGACCAACCCCTGA
- a CDS encoding response regulator: MIRVFLLDDHEVVRRGLADLLHASGDIEVVGESGSAQEAARRIPALRPDVAILDARLPDGNGIDVCRDVRAVDSSIKGLILTSYEDDEALFAAIMAGASGYVLKQIRGTDLVDAVRRVAAGQSLLDPAITTRVLERIRSGVEQPRELQTLTEQERRILEYVAEGLTNREIAGKMFLAEKTVKNYVSSVLAKLGLERRTQAAVLATRLLGKTH, from the coding sequence ATGATCCGGGTGTTTCTGCTTGACGACCATGAGGTCGTTCGTCGTGGTCTGGCCGACCTGCTGCACGCCAGCGGCGACATCGAGGTGGTCGGTGAGTCCGGCTCCGCCCAGGAGGCGGCCCGCCGGATTCCGGCACTGCGGCCCGACGTCGCGATCCTCGACGCCCGGCTGCCCGACGGCAACGGCATCGACGTGTGTCGGGACGTGCGGGCCGTGGACTCCTCGATCAAGGGGCTGATCCTCACCTCGTACGAGGACGACGAGGCGCTGTTCGCGGCGATCATGGCCGGTGCCTCGGGATATGTGCTCAAGCAGATCCGCGGCACCGACCTCGTCGACGCGGTCCGCCGGGTCGCGGCCGGCCAGTCGCTGCTGGACCCGGCGATCACCACCCGGGTGCTGGAGCGCATCCGCAGCGGCGTGGAGCAGCCCCGCGAGCTGCAGACGCTCACCGAGCAGGAACGGCGGATCCTGGAGTACGTCGCCGAAGGGCTGACCAACCGGGAGATCGCCGGCAAGATGTTCCTGGCCGAGAAGACGGTCAAGAACTACGTCTCCAGCGTGCTGGCCAAGCTCGGCCTGGAGCGGCGCACCCAGGCGGCCGTGCTGGCCACCCGCCTGCTCGGCAAGACCCACTGA
- a CDS encoding universal stress protein encodes MSEAEILVAYDGSPDAAAALEWALEQARRDGRPVRLAYVFEWLTVAGWVGPGVTPGAWPDEQARRQVEELVGKAAADAAAAHPELSVRGEVLDGPPALVLEESSAETGLLVLGSRGHGGFAGLLAGSTAVTVTAHAHCPVVVVRGGSSGGARAGHIAVGVDGSEQSLLALGFAFEQAALRRVPLHVARAWQPRREQWSLTGEQARDAANAAHAAELDEPLRRWRAAFPDVEVTVETAATAPAGLLIDASRNAQLIVVGTRGRGGLRGMVLGSVSQQLIQHAHCPVAVIRER; translated from the coding sequence ATGAGCGAGGCGGAGATCCTGGTGGCCTACGACGGATCACCGGACGCGGCGGCGGCCCTGGAGTGGGCGCTGGAGCAGGCCCGACGGGACGGCCGGCCGGTCCGGCTGGCGTACGTCTTCGAATGGCTGACCGTGGCGGGCTGGGTCGGGCCCGGTGTGACGCCGGGGGCGTGGCCCGACGAGCAGGCCCGCCGCCAGGTCGAGGAGCTGGTCGGCAAGGCGGCGGCGGACGCCGCCGCCGCGCACCCGGAGCTGAGCGTGCGCGGCGAGGTGCTCGACGGCCCACCCGCCCTGGTGCTGGAGGAGAGTTCGGCCGAGACCGGCCTGCTGGTGCTGGGCAGCCGCGGGCACGGCGGCTTCGCCGGCCTGCTCGCCGGCTCGACGGCCGTCACCGTCACCGCGCACGCGCACTGCCCGGTCGTGGTGGTCCGTGGCGGTTCGTCCGGGGGCGCCCGGGCCGGGCACATCGCGGTCGGTGTGGACGGCTCGGAGCAGTCCCTGCTGGCCCTCGGCTTCGCCTTCGAGCAGGCGGCCCTGCGCCGGGTACCGCTGCACGTGGCGCGCGCCTGGCAGCCCCGGCGCGAGCAGTGGAGCCTCACCGGCGAGCAGGCCCGCGACGCGGCGAACGCCGCGCACGCCGCCGAACTGGACGAGCCGCTGCGGCGCTGGCGAGCCGCCTTCCCCGACGTCGAGGTGACCGTCGAGACGGCGGCCACCGCACCCGCCGGCCTGCTGATCGACGCCAGCCGCAACGCACAGCTAATCGTCGTCGGCACCCGGGGGCGTGGCGGGCTGCGCGGGATGGTGCTCGGCTCGGTCAGTCAACAGCTGATCCAGCACGCGCACTGCCCGGTGGCGGTGATCCGGGAACGCTGA
- a CDS encoding diacylglycerol/lipid kinase family protein, which translates to MKAGRHEGPLRSAVVVNPVKVTDPDAFRRTVGDALAAAGWPEPLWFETTADDPGRGQTERALAAGVDVVFACGGDGTVMACVSALVGTEAALAVLPQGTGNLLAANLGLSDDLAGGLAVALERGRRLLDVGEADGQHFAVMAGMGFDAQMLAATNETTKRRIGWPAYVVGAARHLRDRPMKVCIRLDDQPPLCRRARSVLVANVGRLQGGVTLLTEAEPDDGYLDVAVLTPRTLRHWLSLGWAVLRRRDRVPRMEVYRARRVEINSNRAQPRELDGDLIEPGRTLRVQIRRRALWLCVPRPERAPDLADDAATAAERGERLVQERSGEPDTQRAGLLDTGETTAL; encoded by the coding sequence GTGAAAGCTGGACGGCACGAAGGGCCGCTGCGCAGTGCGGTGGTGGTCAACCCGGTCAAGGTGACCGATCCCGACGCGTTTCGCCGTACCGTGGGCGACGCGCTCGCCGCGGCGGGCTGGCCCGAGCCGCTCTGGTTCGAGACCACCGCGGACGATCCCGGCCGGGGGCAGACCGAGCGGGCCCTCGCCGCCGGGGTCGACGTGGTCTTCGCCTGCGGCGGCGACGGGACCGTGATGGCCTGCGTCAGCGCCCTGGTCGGCACCGAGGCGGCGCTCGCCGTACTCCCGCAGGGCACCGGCAACCTGCTCGCGGCGAACCTGGGACTCTCCGACGACCTGGCCGGGGGGCTGGCGGTGGCCCTGGAACGCGGGCGGCGGCTGCTCGACGTGGGCGAGGCGGACGGACAGCACTTCGCGGTGATGGCCGGCATGGGCTTCGACGCCCAGATGCTGGCCGCCACCAACGAGACGACCAAGCGGCGGATCGGCTGGCCGGCGTACGTGGTGGGCGCCGCGCGACACCTGCGGGACCGACCGATGAAGGTGTGTATCCGGCTGGACGACCAGCCGCCACTGTGCCGTCGGGCCCGTTCGGTGCTGGTCGCCAACGTCGGCCGGCTCCAGGGCGGGGTGACCCTGCTCACCGAGGCCGAGCCCGACGACGGCTACCTCGACGTCGCCGTGCTCACCCCGAGGACGCTGCGGCACTGGCTCTCCCTCGGCTGGGCGGTGCTGCGCCGGCGGGACCGGGTTCCGCGCATGGAGGTGTACCGCGCCCGCCGGGTGGAGATAAACAGCAACCGGGCACAACCGCGTGAGCTGGACGGCGACCTGATCGAACCCGGCCGCACCCTGCGGGTGCAGATCCGCCGGCGGGCGCTGTGGCTGTGCGTACCGAGGCCGGAACGAGCGCCCGACCTGGCCGACGACGCGGCAACCGCCGCCGAACGGGGCGAGCGCCTCGTCCAGGAGCGGTCCGGTGAGCCGGACACGCAGCGCGCCGGCCTGCTCGACACCGGCGAGACGACCGCACTCTAG
- a CDS encoding Acg family FMN-binding oxidoreductase translates to MENGYTVERLRAAATDAIRAPSLHNVQPWRFRLRGGGIEVLVDPARRLPATDPSGWGARIAGGAALFNLRLALAAAGAPATVRLRPYPSEPDVLARLLPDVPRRPTPTEQGLYTALPRRFTNRAPFWPDPVPADARWQLGEAARAEHCWLELLIGVSAVNAFAEIAHSAHRVLERDPAYRAEREAWVRAEPAPDGIPAAAGGPQAEPQDLLPSRGFGGVRRAPGRDFEPEPLVAVLGSTGNTAVDQVVAGQALQRVLLTATGAGLSASMISQPIEVPSAREQLRMSLGRFGTPQMVLRVGYGQPGRSTPRRPVDEVLDLPVHLA, encoded by the coding sequence ATGGAAAACGGCTACACCGTCGAACGGCTGCGGGCCGCCGCGACCGACGCGATCCGTGCGCCGTCCCTGCACAACGTCCAGCCGTGGCGGTTCCGGCTGCGCGGCGGTGGGATCGAGGTGCTCGTCGACCCGGCCCGGCGACTGCCCGCCACCGACCCGAGCGGCTGGGGTGCCCGGATCGCCGGCGGGGCGGCGCTGTTCAACCTCCGCCTGGCCCTGGCGGCGGCGGGTGCCCCGGCGACGGTGCGGCTGCGCCCGTACCCGTCGGAGCCGGACGTGCTGGCCCGGCTGCTGCCGGACGTGCCGCGCCGCCCGACCCCCACCGAGCAGGGCCTCTACACGGCCCTCCCCCGCCGGTTCACCAACCGCGCCCCGTTCTGGCCGGACCCGGTCCCCGCCGACGCCCGCTGGCAGCTCGGCGAGGCGGCCCGCGCCGAGCACTGCTGGCTGGAGCTGCTGATCGGGGTGAGTGCGGTCAACGCGTTCGCCGAGATCGCGCACAGCGCGCACCGGGTTCTCGAACGCGATCCCGCCTACCGGGCGGAGCGGGAGGCGTGGGTGCGCGCCGAGCCCGCACCCGACGGGATCCCCGCCGCCGCCGGCGGCCCGCAGGCCGAGCCGCAGGACCTGCTCCCGTCGCGCGGCTTCGGCGGCGTGCGGCGGGCGCCCGGCCGAGACTTCGAGCCGGAGCCGCTGGTCGCGGTGCTCGGTTCGACCGGCAACACCGCCGTCGACCAGGTCGTCGCCGGCCAGGCGTTGCAGCGGGTGCTGCTGACCGCCACCGGGGCCGGGCTGTCGGCGTCGATGATCTCCCAGCCGATCGAGGTGCCGTCGGCTCGGGAGCAGCTGCGGATGTCACTGGGACGGTTCGGCACCCCGCAGATGGTGCTGCGGGTCGGGTACGGCCAGCCCGGCCGGTCCACCCCCCGCCGGCCGGTCGACGAGGTGCTGGACCTGCCGGTGCACCTGGCGTAG